ATTGGAGAACGTAAACTTACCAAAAGATGAGATTGACAAAAACCTAAACACTTTGATCCCCCCACCATCACCATCATCATTATGTCCATTCTCATCAGGACAGAAATCGAATTTCACAATTGGGCTACCAATACCTTTCGTAAAACATCTCATCAATGCAGCAGCTTGGAACATTTTAACAGTGGTTGCTACCTGTTGGATATATGTATTCATTAAATTGTTACAACTTCCAATACATTATATTGAATATCAACCAGGATCATACCATATCTTTGTAGCAATGTAACAATTTGCTCCTATCAAGTATCTGAATTTTCAGAAATTGAAACAATTCAATTATCACAAATGACTTCATCTCATGGAAATACAAAAATCACAACAACATATGACAGACACTCACTTGATTCTTGTAcaacttttgacaagttttctTTCGAATATCAGGCATGTCACTAACAACACCAAATTCCCATCCTTTTATGTATCTGTATAATAACCCACAAAGTAAAACATTAACCATGTTAAACCCTCAAATGGAAAGAAAACAAAATGCAAAAATTATACGTGGGGAGTATGCCTTTGAGAAAGGTAGTTGTTCACAAGAGAATTAGCGATCTTAAGTCCCTTTTCCAAATGTGTAGACCAATCCTTCCTGTACTGAGCCAAATTCGACCACCGATTCCGGAGATTCCTCTGCGCCGCTGGCCTCCATTGCCGAGGCGTTGAAGTTGTTTCAGGAGAATATAAACTACGGAATTTGGATTCCAATGAAGAAGGTGTAGAGAGAAGTACAGAAGGATTTGTTTCTTCCGACATTGGGTAAACTTTATTTGCAATTACTAGAATCTGAAACTAATAGTTCAAGTGAAGATTAGATAcaataatcaaattcaaatcaagaacttgtatttagggtttacaAAGTCGTCACTCGAAGACGacgaaggaaaaaaaaaaaggaaaatagtgGAATGGTCTATGGGCCCTGATAGTTTTCCCAAGCCCAATGTATTGATTGATGGATTTaggattattaataaatatttaaattaataaaaaaatatattcaattatacttaaatatatttttaaataagtatttttattattattgtagggACAATACAATAATGAAATTGTCactttataaataaacactCTCCTCATTTAAAAGtaacaaattaatcaatttccttatatttgaaaaaaaaaaacattttttatttaacattaatattttgatagagtatatgaaatttgaaaactatcccaaaaaataaataaaaattgtagtatttaaaaaaaatgagttatttaaaaatttaatgagGGAATTTTCTTCTCCTTactaatattcattttttttaaaacaaaataatatatataaatatataatttttaaattataattaaagtgaGTTTTATATTAAGGTGAATAGAAGAGTGTTattccaaaatttaaaaaatatatattattagttaaatgtatatttgtaaatttagaaattagaattatgataaatttaaaaataataataaaaaactttagagttggaataataaaataaaagaaaataattaatatataactgGTTATAATccaattcaaaatataatttaaaaaaattgtcaaattaaTCCTtagaattattgatatttttaatatatataataaataataatatttatttttcaaatgtcAAACAACTCCAAGATCCGTCAAATCCCAAATAAATATGATGATGATTGATTGGGCTGGGCTTAATCCCCACAGCCATAATAATGCCTTCCGTCTCTGGCCCATAACACAACCATAAAACTTTATGAAGGGGGTAGGTTTAAATGACtaagatatatttaataatatttaaattcgtaattttatattctattttatttaagaaattaattcatataaaatattattttataaataaataaataaaattaacatttaaaaaattaaaaatctagaTGTTAACATCCCTGTTTGGAAACACCCACGACAGCTCCGAGGTTAAACTTGGGTTTggacaaaaaaaatttattatttaaaatataatttttttaaatatataattaaaatgttgatttaaaggaaataatattttgaaacgTTAGGtgtatattaacaaatttaattacaagTTCAAACTCATCTTAGGTGTTTCCAAACCAgtattaaaattctaatgaaaCTGATCCACAATGATAAGATAACTTCAAATACGAACTCATTTGAATTCAAACTCATTTGAATTCAATAACAATATCTAGAAAAACAAACTAATTAAGAGGTATTGAAAAAATCTGTACCAAATATTTTGAGCGACAATCAAATGAATCTTTGTCCAAATGTTTGTAATCAAAATAGCAAGAAAtccatataaattattaaaatatattatatcacgataaattttaaaaactcgtTATAAGaagtttaatttcatttttaacttatttatataaaaaaaatcttctgattttttttagtgtagtaaaagctaaaaataattatttaaaaacttatcTACTTATTTCAAATGAGCCGACAACTCTAATTACCTTATGACCCTACTTAGTGATACTTAAATAATtggttatttcaaataattttattggtagatattaaaaaaataggttatttaaatagagtatataacaaaatcactttttaataaatagatagtattgttttttaattaattaaattattgaataaataaaagtatttagtaaaggtaaaattatttatgtccttatttcaataatatttttatgtttaaatatttttgaaaaaaaaaatattagttaatatgtatatatattgttaacatattttttaaataagagtattttaagtttcacttaaaaaaaacgtgttcaaATTGAACTGCTATGCTATGAATGTGAGTTAGACTGAGATCCATAAATATAgaattgtgataattaaataataataataatgttttgtttttaccAAAACTGATATTTGGTGGTCTCTGCACCACGTAGGCATTgttctatttattatttatttatttatgatggtTCAGAttagagttttttaaaaaaatttagaaaaataaaaaattattgatggtgggtgattttgaaaatgtgattattatttttgatgaaaaaaatttaaaaggtttaatatataaaaataaaataaataataataatttaaaataaaaagtattttaatatttagttaattaaatgaatgatataattattaaaaaataattgattgaaaaaattattttgtttgaatttttaaaataatacaaaaagaaatttaaaaattattttcttttagattattgtaaatttttatATGTCAAAAGTTTGACTGATGTTATTTTGAGTCACGTGGTTTGTCTTtcgttaattattatttctgtttttaattatttatttacaattactctttatttatttatttatttttgtcatgtttagttatttatttactattaatTTAATCAGTTTCTAATATatgaatcatttataaaaataatttttttcatttatcctGATAAGGTATGCAcctattttattagtttaaatatttgttagagtatttaaaataacaatataaatacttattaaattagaatttaaacCAGAAGAAACGtagaaattaaagtaagaattaagaaaatattatgataaCAGTTAGAgtgtttatttatgaatttattttgtctgtttatatataaataaaaatatattttatattctattcATAAACAAGACTAAACAAATATGTATTCATTAGGACGATAGTTACggttattagtttttttttttttagattttattagaAACTTAACACTTCTTTTAACTATcacttctttttatatatttaaaactaaaattattattatttttaattattttttaatataaatagaaaatgttagggatatttttgtcatttaaaaataaaaaactaattttttaaaatttaatccaattaaGTTTGGTTAGTATAGTTAGATTTGTGGAGCACATACCCAAAGCACATTTTCTCTTCCAACCAACCACGCATATATGGGTTTGGATGGTTCATAAttgcaatttttttattaaattttaaaatagttcatgaactttataaatattttaatttgaatttttaacttGTTAACAAACATTTAATCTATcctttaacttttaatttaattttttatatttaattttttatttttatcttttgtatttttattaatattttttaaatatcataaatttataataataaaacaatattgataaaaaaaactaaaaaataacaaaaacaattaagaataaaaaaaatattcgttgcaaactacaaaaattggaaaaagatattttttttaatgtaatttgcgtttatttaataatttttttatgtgtataaattattaatttataattaattttattataattttctttaatgagtgtgagtttgaaaaaatattacggtttCATTTGTAaagatgataaatatatatagttattgaAACAGTTAGTgtaaaattgaatattattataatattattttgagttaaAAATAGGTTTTTGGGTTTAAGATGGATTAATTTTGATGTGATATTTACTGTATTTTAAGTTTgagaattaatttataatttgaaaatattcttaGGAAAAAATCCAGTAAAATCCCAAAAGATCATAACTCAAAATggacttaattaaataaaatctctttaaatatatatatttgtttagagACAAATCTATAAATTAGAgttatgataaatttaaatataataataaaatatttagaatggacttaattaaataaaagaaagaaactaataataataataataatatagatgaagataatccaatttaaaatataatttaaaaattttgtcaaattaatcgtgattgatatttttaaaagtttataagGGAATAagggagggaatttgagagagaataatgtgttaatatattagtatatcACTAATTAGAACAttagaggagagagaagagaaaaaaaatttgttatattttttttaaattaaattgctCATGTCGttccttttaaaaatttcatctcccaatcatttttcataataaataataatatttaattttcaaatttcaaacaattcCAAGATTTGTGAAATCCCAAATAAATATGATCTTCTATGATAATTGATTGGGCTGGGTTTAATCCCCACGGCCATAATAATGTATGCCGTCTCTGGCCCAGAACACACAGTCAGAAAACTTTATGAATGGGGTAGGTTTTAATGACtaagatatatttaataatatttaaattcgtaattttatattgtatttttttaaagaaattaatttataaataataataaaattaacatttaaaaaataaacaatctaGACATTTAGACcttgttttgataaaaaaaaaaaaaaataagaaaaaaaatgatttgagtAGGAAATTTTAGAGGAAATAACATTAAGCAATTtaatttatccaaaaaaataataattttttttctcttctcttttatcacattttatttttttttctagtcAGTGATGtggtgacacatcattctctcttaaATTCCCTGAAAGTATCTCTATTCAAATTCTATGTAGGCATGGTTGGAttgactatttatttatttattttatattaacgaactcaataaaaatatatatattttttatgtcattgtaattttttatttgtaattttttatatgtcaAAAAGTtttattgttgttattttttGGTCAACACATTCTTACCACTGTTGTGGTTTgctttttgttattaattattatttctatttttaataatttatatataattaatcttagattttttttttgtcatgtttaGTTATGGTTTACTAtcaatttaatttgtttctaatatatgaataattttaaaaaaaatacattttccaATTATTTGTTAAGGTATGCACctattttattagtataaatatttgttagagtatttaaaataacaaataataatataaatacttattaaattagaatttaaacAAGCAGAAACGtataaattaaagtaagaaTATGATACCAGTTTGAgtgtttatttatgaatttattttttctgattatatacaaataaaatatatttatattatatttataaacaagagtattaaaaattatgtattcaTTTGAACgagatttaatttttgtaaaatgttGAGTTATAAATAATTACGGGAATGAACATAGAAGCACAAACTTACCACTTTATTAAACTTGATAGCTATCTTTTGGTTGGTCTCCTCTCCACTTCGTTTCATTAATATCTAACTCTTTTTACACAAAAAGGGAATTAGTTTCATTTAAGGCTTCAAGTGGTGCACAAGCTAAAATGGTGAGGCCCTCAATAAAACCAAATATtcaacaatttagttattgagAATTCAGTTTGAATAAaaagcaatatatatatatttttttattgaataaaactAGTCTACTATTATCCTCCACAAATTACAGTTATGATCCATttcaacttaaattaatttttttttagtggaaattgaaatttgaagtttgattatattaagaacctttaaattgaattaaagtgAAGATAGAAAGCTGGACATGACTTCATGTGAATTCACTGTTATTTACACTCATGTGAAGTTTTATCATTATTGTGAGTCAGTTAAtgtacttatatatatatatatatatatatatatatatatatatatatatatatatatataaagttttaataagaaaataaattaaaaaaatgttctcTGTAATGTGTAATGGGatcttaaaaaataagtaatttagtttttatcgttttttaagttaattaggattcttattaattaaaacttccAGTTATCTTGGTagaagtttgatatttttttctgtcttaacaaattatttttttccacaAAGACTTGTAATGCGTTTATATGAGATAAGATGTCTATTTATTAGTTCCTATGTGTGGTGCACAATTTTCTAAGTTAATGTTCAAACATTTTTTcatctaacttaatttttttaacgaaaacattaaaataatttaaatttaaaattatcaattattattttattattatatattaatacttttaaattatttataaaaaaattatactttctcaaaatcatcatctattattattatttttttttatatctctCTTGAACCCGATTtagtacatttttttataattaaaatgtagatctagatttatttatgagttttgattatatatatatatatattattttaatattttttataatatctgatgagatattaatttaaataaaataaaattttaatatatatattaataaaattaataaaacttgttatttcaaacataattataagtgtttaaacatattattattattatttatcaaaataaatcattttaaaattattttaaataaccagCCATGAAATAAaagtcaaatatattattaattaacatctCTATCTCACAAGGTGTGGAAAATTTCCTTCCATTAGttacatttttaaattctaCTAACTTTAAGAGAGTGGTGTGTCAAATTGTCAGCCTAATAAGTCACCTACTTCATTTTTGTgttcatattataattttatctttgaaAGAATATgacttttcattttaattaaactatttttgttgtgaaattgattttaaactttaatacttttatttttatctataataaatttgattacaaccaaattatcataattatttagtAAAACAATAAACatgaattttgttaaatttgctATCATAAGTATCACAAAGTCACGTGGCCTTCTATTCATCAAACTTTTATCATGTCCTTCTATTCATCAAACTTTCATCATGTCCTTCTATTCATCAAACTTTCATCATGTCCTTGTCACGATGGTACCTAACAGCCTcctaatttttcaaataaatttgtaccttttattaattttatttaggatAAAACTCACCTACTAAAAATACACAACCTAACTCATCTCTCTCTTTATAATTAGCTACCATGCTCATTTATTTTAGTGTTGTTTCTTGTGAAATATTATtgttgaatataaattattacatGCACTAATTAGATTAAAAAGGTTCAATCAAACCAACTTAATCCCTTATTGCTACACTTAATCACTTATTAGcatcaaacttttttttaatacaatttaaaaaactaagatttagttttttctaaataaacattgatttatttataaaatttaatgggGGTTGATTTTGACTAGATGTGTAACTTTtggtaaattttttaaagaatattaatgtttaatggtaaaataaatgaataaatataattagtaaGTATGCAAATATAacgaaatttaattattatttatttttataataaattcaacAGATTTTAAACTTATCTCTAAGATCATTTTCAAACCACGACTATACTCAAACTCATAATAGAGgtcttatataatttttttatatgtatttttttattattaattttttttattgattttgaatttataataatgataacataaaattaaaaaaaaaaacatttgagtttaattttttataaattgataaatatataaatagtacggttgaaaaagttaaaaatttgtgtaaaaaaatatttcaaaaatattcatttgaatttaatttaagtgTTTAGGTTAgaaatgaattaatatttgataaaacaaTTAGAAtttgagaaatattttttgaattattattatgtctACTTTCAAACAAACTTTCTTATTATACCCacattttcatttcttttttcaaattacCCACATTTCctctctaaattattaattaatcaattaattaattatttctcattaaTCTATTAATTCTctctttctcaaaataaaataaaacaaaattaaaatcagAATATTCATGAATTTACGAATAAGtctataaacaaaaaaataaaaataaaacacaattaaaatcagaatattcattaaatttacaaaacaaaaaaaaaagtctgaaaaaaaaataaaaataaaacacagTTAAAATCAGAATATTCATGAATTTACGAAGAAATCGgtaaaaagttaacattttgtatcattatatatacgaGTACACAAATGTGGTAAGgtttagtttattaaaaatttaaacaaaattaaatattatttcactctcCTTTCATCAATTAcattattcaattcattaattaaaatattaaaatattatatatttaaattattattttttattttatgtatatatatcaatactttataaatttttttactaaaaataatcatcaatacTCAAAATCATCTacacttattattttttccatgttattaaaataacttaaagcCGACCAAGCTCTAAGACACCCAAACTTTTGAGAGTAAGTGAAATGACGACTTTATCCCCCTTCTTTACCCATAAGCTACTAGAGTCTTCGTCTACTTCCTCCTCAACCTTCTTTCACTTTCGAGACCATAGGATCAAAAACCCGCCTCATTAATTAAACACTCCCTtcatttaaaactaataaattaatcatttccttgtattttaaaaataaaataaaattatttaacataaatatgaCAATAAGAGTATATGAAATCtaaaaactatttcaaataaaaataaataaattgtagtgtcttaaataagaataatttattttaaaatttaatgagaGAATTTTCTTCAAGATAGCATTTCCATATTCTAGaggttataaatattatttttattcgtacacaaattattttaaattaatattataaatagtttaataaattaaatatcattattataaaataaataataaaaaaatataaatatttggtaAAAACAAATTTGTATGATTCACATTTTAGTGTTTTAATCAATAAACTAACTACTATGTTATATTCTCATTTAAGccaattttaaaactaataattacTCTAACAGAGGAGTAAAAGAGAGGGAGAATGAGAAATGAACGAGTAAAAGAAAGAGTGGAAAATCATATGAAGCAGAAAAACTGAAATCAATTTCATTTTCCCCAATATTAAGGGGATTGGATGATTCTCAACTATACAGGATTCGTTTTATTgttcatcaattaaaattacTTATTAAACATTCATATTTAATCTTTTCTCATTTCGAAATTACAAAACCACGTACCAAGCACGTCACAATACAATTTACACTCATTATGTGAGTATAAAAGGATTAAATGGTTGGTTTGCAGGTTGACCACTCCATTAAAATTTGAGCTAATCAcctaaataataacatttaattacAAATTATCGAATTTAACCATACAGGAGTATTGATTCGAGGGTTTACCCGTCCACTTGGAGTGAGGcacctaaataaataaaaagagtaaaattaaaattgacaaTGAATGTCTCCCAAATTCCACCAGTGACAATTTA
This is a stretch of genomic DNA from Impatiens glandulifera chromosome 4, dImpGla2.1, whole genome shotgun sequence. It encodes these proteins:
- the LOC124936358 gene encoding uncharacterized protein LOC124936358; this encodes MSEETNPSVLLSTPSSLESKFRSLYSPETTSTPRQWRPAAQRNLRNRWSNLAQYRKDWSTHLEKGLKIANSLVNNYLSQRYIKGWEFGVVSDMPDIRKKTCQKLYKNQILDRSKLLHCYKDMVATTVKMFQAAALMRCFTKGIGSPIVKFDFCPDENGHNDDGDGGGIKVFRFLSISSFEKLAAELVEMFALELNLKRLLVVEFLSIDCGELTGPCWSDELYSGEFDDLYLCCLYSKETNKLKNPKMKEGQETDMPVKRTNHQLDRDVLEVYQTTWLAEVNIDTCRLEEIFSEAGEEIQVKFF